One Chloroflexota bacterium DNA segment encodes these proteins:
- a CDS encoding DUF779 domain-containing protein, translating into MTVERVLATEQTEALVAKLSQLHGPLLFHQSGGCCDGSAPMCYPRQEFRIGQYDVYLGEIAGCPFYISGPQFEYWQHTQLIIDVVKGRGSGFSVEAPEGLRFLTRSRVFSDAEYSELQAAGPPLRGQQHA; encoded by the coding sequence ATGACGGTTGAACGTGTGCTGGCAACCGAACAAACTGAAGCCTTGGTTGCTAAACTCAGCCAATTGCATGGCCCATTATTATTTCATCAATCGGGTGGCTGCTGCGATGGCAGTGCCCCAATGTGCTACCCCCGCCAAGAATTTCGAATCGGTCAGTACGATGTGTATCTTGGCGAGATTGCAGGCTGCCCATTTTATATCAGCGGGCCGCAATTTGAATATTGGCAACATACCCAATTAATCATCGATGTGGTCAAAGGTCGTGGTAGCGGCTTTTCGGTCGAAGCGCCTGAAGGCTTGCGCTTTTTAACTCGTTCACGAGTATTTAGCGATGCCGAATATTCCGAATTGCAAGCTGCTGGGCCACCCTTGCGTGGCCAACAACATGCATAA
- a CDS encoding GNAT family N-acetyltransferase, whose amino-acid sequence MLIDRQLAAQLEAADAHNLRQYTAAVANIVPTSQATWAQIGDATACYTGPDLPINRAVGAGSQQPWDAQQFAALEDFYRQRQLAVSLELTPFSDPSLSTLLSQRNYRIIRWWSVLAFDMLRYTPFSPSSVQSRMIAPEQPELWVEAMTNHGQSSPMGITMARAAAARSDSQLFGAWLEDQLIGCGALSINAEVATLFSTFVKPDWRRRGAQTSLIAARLAYAQAQGCRWATVLTISGSDSQRIVTRAGFELAYNKVTLEEQRGS is encoded by the coding sequence ATGCTGATTGATCGTCAACTAGCGGCCCAACTTGAGGCTGCTGATGCGCATAATTTGCGTCAATATACCGCTGCGGTAGCCAACATTGTGCCTACAAGCCAGGCAACCTGGGCGCAGATTGGCGATGCAACAGCTTGCTACACTGGCCCCGACTTACCGATTAATCGGGCGGTTGGGGCTGGCAGCCAACAGCCTTGGGATGCACAACAATTTGCTGCATTAGAAGATTTTTATCGGCAACGTCAACTAGCAGTTAGCCTCGAACTAACCCCATTCAGCGATCCGAGTCTGTCAACACTGTTGAGCCAGCGCAATTACCGAATTATTCGTTGGTGGAGTGTGCTAGCCTTTGACATGCTGCGTTATACCCCTTTTAGCCCAAGTAGTGTACAATCGCGGATGATCGCACCTGAACAGCCCGAACTATGGGTTGAAGCTATGACCAACCATGGCCAAAGTAGCCCGATGGGCATCACGATGGCCAGGGCTGCCGCCGCCCGATCGGATAGCCAGCTTTTTGGAGCGTGGCTTGAAGATCAACTGATTGGTTGTGGCGCATTAAGCATTAATGCCGAAGTTGCCACGCTGTTTTCAACCTTTGTCAAGCCAGATTGGCGACGGCGCGGAGCACAAACCAGCCTGATTGCAGCACGTTTAGCTTATGCTCAGGCCCAAGGTTGTCGTTGGGCAACCGTGCTAACCATTAGTGGGAGCGATTCGCAACGGATTGTAACGCGAGCTGGTTTTGAGCTTGCCTACAATAAAGTGACGCTAGAAGAGCAACGAGGATCGTAG
- a CDS encoding alpha-amylase — protein MQPLTVQTMHLPNPTTFDNLLDQLITNPRDRDIFRLRMQRHFGDCLEALGALYALHPAWTQLLEQLPERLITAYAQRRDALKIHDLAREIQPDWFAEAKMVGGIYYVDCLAGTLRGVIEHIDYLQELGLTYVHLMPLLQPRHGPNDGGYAVLDYRSIDQRLGNVADFIELSDLLRANGISLCIDVVVNHTAKEHEWAVKARAGDAQYLDYYLSFADRSLPDAYEQHLPEVFPDFAPGNFTWYAELGEHGRWVWTTFNEFQWDLNYTNPMVWLEMLDILLYLANLGVDVLRLDAVPFMWKRLSTNCQNQPEVLDLLQAWRAAMRIVCPATIFKAEAIVAPDDLVQYLGLGRRTGKLCEIAYHNSLMVLLWSALASQRADLLTQSLLNMPATPSNAAWITYVRCHDDIGWAVTDHNAALVGEDGPLHRQFLSAWYSGEFAGSFARGEVFQYNPLTNDRRISGMTASLAGLEQALETADPTAIELAIRRIALLYAVIFSFGGIPLIYMGDELGMLNDHSYLQDPTKANDNRWLHRPAMDWCLAAQRHDPTTIAGRLWQVLRHLIQVRQHTPALHSAGQTLPIWTQQRHVLGVVRVHPLGRILILGNLSAKPQRVSLAVIQQAGLVGRLYDLLDEKELNIDTESHEIVLDSYQCCWLSTQA, from the coding sequence ATGCAACCACTCACAGTTCAAACAATGCATTTGCCCAATCCAACCACGTTCGACAATTTGCTCGATCAACTGATCACGAATCCGCGTGATCGCGATATTTTTCGCTTGCGCATGCAACGCCACTTTGGCGATTGCTTAGAAGCGCTAGGCGCATTGTATGCCCTGCATCCAGCTTGGACACAGTTGTTGGAGCAATTGCCCGAACGTTTGATTACTGCCTATGCCCAACGCCGCGATGCCCTGAAAATTCACGATTTAGCTCGCGAAATCCAGCCCGATTGGTTTGCTGAGGCCAAGATGGTTGGCGGCATTTACTATGTTGATTGCTTGGCAGGCACGTTGCGCGGGGTGATTGAGCATATTGATTATTTGCAGGAACTGGGTTTGACCTATGTGCATCTGATGCCGCTATTACAGCCACGCCATGGCCCCAACGATGGCGGTTATGCGGTGCTCGATTATCGCTCGATTGATCAACGGCTTGGTAATGTGGCCGATTTTATCGAATTAAGCGATTTGCTCCGCGCCAACGGCATCAGCTTATGCATTGATGTGGTGGTGAATCACACTGCCAAAGAGCATGAATGGGCAGTTAAGGCTCGTGCCGGTGACGCTCAATATTTGGATTATTATCTGAGTTTTGCCGATCGCAGTTTGCCTGATGCCTATGAACAACATTTACCCGAAGTGTTTCCTGATTTTGCGCCTGGTAATTTTACCTGGTATGCCGAGCTGGGCGAGCATGGTCGTTGGGTTTGGACGACCTTCAACGAATTTCAATGGGATTTGAATTATACCAACCCCATGGTTTGGCTGGAGATGCTGGATATTTTGCTGTATCTCGCCAATTTAGGCGTTGATGTCTTGCGCTTGGATGCTGTACCGTTTATGTGGAAACGCCTCAGCACGAATTGCCAAAATCAGCCCGAAGTGCTCGATCTATTGCAAGCGTGGCGAGCAGCCATGCGAATCGTCTGTCCAGCGACAATTTTCAAGGCCGAGGCAATTGTGGCCCCCGACGATTTGGTGCAATATTTGGGCTTGGGGCGGCGCACAGGCAAGCTTTGCGAAATTGCCTACCATAATTCGCTGATGGTGTTGTTGTGGAGTGCCTTGGCCTCGCAACGCGCCGATCTGTTGACCCAATCGTTGCTGAACATGCCCGCAACGCCCAGCAATGCCGCTTGGATTACCTATGTGCGCTGCCACGATGATATTGGCTGGGCTGTGACCGACCACAATGCAGCCTTGGTTGGCGAAGATGGGCCATTGCATCGCCAATTTTTGAGTGCTTGGTATAGCGGCGAATTTGCTGGTAGTTTTGCACGGGGCGAGGTGTTTCAATACAACCCGCTCACCAACGATCGCCGAATTAGCGGCATGACTGCCTCGTTGGCTGGGCTAGAGCAAGCCTTGGAGACCGCCGATCCAACAGCGATTGAATTGGCGATTCGCCGGATCGCGTTGCTCTACGCCGTTATTTTTAGTTTTGGTGGCATTCCATTGATCTATATGGGCGATGAATTGGGTATGCTCAATGATCACAGCTACCTGCAGGACCCTACCAAAGCCAACGATAACCGCTGGTTGCATCGCCCAGCCATGGATTGGTGCTTGGCGGCCCAACGCCATGATCCAACTACGATTGCTGGGCGCTTATGGCAAGTGTTACGCCATTTGATTCAGGTGCGCCAACATACTCCAGCCTTGCATAGCGCAGGCCAAACCTTGCCAATCTGGACACAGCAACGCCATGTTTTAGGGGTGGTTCGAGTTCACCCATTGGGGCGAATTTTAATTCTTGGAAACCTTTCCGCAAAGCCGCAGCGGGTTAGTTTAGCGGTTATCCAACAGGCAGGCCTCGTTGGACGCTTATATGATTTGTTGGATGAAAAAGAACTTAATATTGATACTGAAAGCCATGAAATCGTACTTGATAGTTACCAATGCTGCTGGCTTAGTACCCAAGCTTAA
- a CDS encoding carbohydrate ABC transporter permease: MQRPAIEPTKRWQQSSRRFGIYLLMTGIALFTLFPILFMLVTAIKADESQILREMSTFAAFLPTGELSLQNFRDVFERVPFAQYLINSVIIALSIVICGLFVNSLIAYALARMQFRGQKLLLAIVVALIIIPFQAVAVPLLLIVNQLPWFDGRMTWLDSYHVQIIPFIADAFSIFLFYQFFLNIPKDIEEAALVDGASRFRMYSQIIVPLSRPVFATVAILQFLTHWGDFLWPLMVVRDPAVRPLTVGMQAFFGQMPRQWGDIMAFATMVTLPVLIIFLLFQKWFVQSVASSGVKG, from the coding sequence ATGCAACGTCCTGCAATTGAACCAACCAAGCGCTGGCAGCAAAGCTCGCGTAGATTCGGAATCTACCTGCTGATGACGGGAATCGCGCTGTTTACCCTGTTTCCCATCCTATTTATGTTGGTCACGGCGATCAAAGCCGATGAATCGCAGATTTTGCGTGAAATGAGCACATTTGCGGCATTTTTGCCAACTGGTGAGCTTTCGCTGCAAAACTTTCGCGATGTTTTTGAGCGCGTGCCATTTGCCCAATATCTAATCAATTCGGTAATTATCGCCTTGTCAATCGTGATCTGTGGGCTATTTGTCAATAGCTTGATTGCCTATGCTTTGGCTCGTATGCAATTTCGCGGCCAAAAATTGCTCTTGGCAATCGTCGTGGCATTGATTATCATTCCATTTCAGGCAGTTGCCGTGCCTTTGCTGCTGATCGTCAATCAGTTGCCATGGTTTGATGGCCGCATGACCTGGCTCGATAGCTATCATGTGCAGATCATTCCATTTATTGCCGATGCTTTTTCGATTTTCCTGTTCTACCAGTTTTTCCTGAATATTCCCAAGGATATTGAGGAAGCGGCCTTGGTCGATGGAGCCAGCCGTTTTCGGATGTATTCGCAGATCATTGTGCCACTTTCACGCCCAGTTTTTGCGACCGTCGCCATTCTGCAATTTCTGACCCACTGGGGCGATTTCTTGTGGCCATTGATGGTGGTACGTGATCCAGCGGTGCGGCCATTGACGGTTGGTATGCAAGCCTTTTTTGGCCAAATGCCACGCCAATGGGGCGATATTATGGCCTTCGCCACGATGGTAACGCTACCAGTGCTGATTATTTTCCTGCTGTTCCAAAAATGGTTTGTCCAATCGGTGGCCTCATCAGGGGTCAAGGGCTAA
- a CDS encoding immunoglobulin domain-containing protein has product MRNVQLRMLLLVGLLAGLSTGVWLRRPAAYAVPSATSQTLPPPARVAVTTRSFNNARTGTTAAEQLLAPTNVMSTTFGKLFSRTVDGQIYAQPLYVPDLNMPGVGTRNVVFVATQKNNVYAFDADDPAMSQPLWSLNLGPYAISNLKEFGTRYNGGVYQDIKPYVGITGSPVIDPATNTLYVVPFIRLGAYQYQHRMIAINILDGTLIQSTTIQGSVPGDGNDANPNDGIVVFDSRQHLQRSSLLLDGNRVYVAFAGYADTDPYHGWVFGYNKTTLQQELIYNTTPQKEVTSQPNAANDGEGGIWMSGQGLTSDGQGNLYLSIGNGSWNANLPNGRDYGSSVNKLNVTNPLSPTVETWFTPYDYKTLNTNDTDLGTTGAVLIPNTNVMIAGSKGGKIYVFNRNDMGGLGVQQGTTGFDKTVPGKFYQSFKPHGGSGFRGIFGTPVVWAAGGATGTRMFVWPVNSPLKAFQFSTTQPLTPSFNTTPVATSTLQTVTMPGGVMSLSWNGSNANTGIVWATHSTGGSANTTTQPGVIHAYNALTLQETWNSNQNATRDAMGNLAKFNTPLIADGKVIVGTFSVDSITNTDKLVVYGHLAPRIVREPVDTTVAFGQNASVNVTATGAANLSYQWYRGTTGDTSNPISGATMPSLTLTNVQTNSQVWVRVANQQGNVNSITASVMVTNIPTNTPTITPTPSNTPTPSNTPTPSNTPVVSQWKVWLPMAMRGQ; this is encoded by the coding sequence ATGCGAAATGTTCAATTACGCATGCTCTTGCTTGTTGGGCTATTGGCGGGCTTGAGCACTGGGGTCTGGCTGCGACGACCAGCGGCCTATGCCGTGCCTAGCGCTACCAGCCAAACCCTACCGCCACCAGCGCGGGTCGCGGTGACAACTCGTAGTTTCAACAACGCTCGCACTGGCACAACCGCCGCCGAGCAACTACTAGCCCCAACCAATGTTATGTCTACCACCTTTGGTAAATTGTTCAGCCGCACAGTTGACGGCCAGATCTACGCTCAACCGTTGTATGTGCCCGATTTGAACATGCCCGGGGTTGGCACTCGCAACGTCGTATTTGTTGCAACTCAAAAAAACAACGTTTACGCCTTCGATGCTGACGATCCAGCGATGAGCCAGCCATTGTGGTCGCTCAACCTTGGGCCATACGCGATTAGCAATTTAAAAGAATTTGGCACGCGCTATAATGGCGGCGTGTACCAAGATATCAAGCCCTACGTTGGGATTACCGGCTCGCCAGTGATCGATCCGGCCACCAACACGCTCTATGTTGTACCATTTATCCGCCTAGGAGCCTATCAATATCAACATCGTATGATTGCGATTAATATTTTGGATGGCACACTTATTCAATCCACCACGATCCAAGGCTCAGTGCCAGGTGATGGCAACGATGCTAATCCCAATGATGGAATTGTCGTATTCGATAGCCGCCAGCATTTGCAACGTTCTTCATTGCTGCTTGACGGCAATCGGGTGTATGTGGCATTTGCTGGCTATGCCGACACCGATCCTTACCATGGTTGGGTCTTTGGCTACAACAAAACGACCCTGCAACAAGAATTGATCTACAACACAACGCCGCAAAAAGAAGTTACTTCGCAGCCCAACGCCGCCAATGATGGCGAAGGTGGTATCTGGATGAGCGGGCAAGGCCTTACCAGCGATGGTCAAGGCAATTTGTATCTTTCGATTGGCAACGGCAGTTGGAACGCCAATTTGCCCAATGGCCGCGATTATGGCTCGTCGGTCAACAAATTGAATGTCACTAATCCACTCTCGCCAACCGTTGAAACATGGTTTACGCCTTACGATTATAAAACCCTCAACACCAACGACACCGACCTAGGCACAACTGGCGCGGTCTTAATTCCCAATACCAATGTGATGATCGCTGGCAGTAAGGGCGGCAAAATCTATGTCTTCAATCGCAATGATATGGGTGGTCTAGGGGTTCAGCAAGGCACAACTGGCTTTGATAAAACTGTGCCCGGCAAGTTCTATCAAAGCTTCAAACCCCATGGTGGCTCGGGCTTTCGTGGAATTTTTGGCACACCAGTGGTTTGGGCAGCTGGTGGGGCAACCGGCACTCGCATGTTTGTTTGGCCAGTCAATTCGCCGTTGAAAGCTTTTCAATTTAGCACGACGCAGCCATTGACCCCAAGTTTTAATACCACGCCTGTAGCCACCAGCACCTTGCAAACCGTGACGATGCCTGGTGGTGTGATGTCGTTATCGTGGAATGGCAGCAACGCCAATACCGGAATCGTTTGGGCAACCCACTCGACTGGCGGCAGCGCCAATACCACCACCCAGCCCGGGGTTATTCATGCCTATAACGCCTTGACCTTGCAAGAAACCTGGAATAGCAACCAAAACGCTACCCGCGACGCGATGGGCAATTTGGCCAAATTCAATACCCCATTAATTGCTGATGGTAAAGTCATCGTTGGCACATTCTCAGTCGATAGCATCACCAACACCGATAAATTGGTGGTGTATGGTCATTTAGCTCCGCGAATTGTGCGCGAACCAGTTGATACTACGGTTGCTTTTGGCCAAAATGCTAGCGTCAATGTAACCGCAACTGGCGCGGCAAATCTCAGTTATCAATGGTATCGTGGCACAACTGGCGACACCAGTAACCCAATCAGTGGTGCAACAATGCCAAGTTTAACCTTGACCAATGTCCAAACCAATAGCCAAGTTTGGGTGCGCGTCGCCAATCAGCAAGGCAATGTAAATAGCATTACCGCTAGCGTGATGGTGACCAATATTCCAACCAACACGCCGACAATTACGCCAACACCGAGCAACACACCGACCCCCAGCAATACCCCAACGCCAAGCAACACGCCAGTTGTTAGCCAATGGAAGGTTTGGTTACCAATGGCAATGCGAGGTCAATAA
- a CDS encoding sugar ABC transporter permease, translated as MAISKSQTASAKPTTSRPMLSWKRREQRVAWAFVAPALLLLLIFLIAPFGLAFYLSLTDQRLVPNPNLPTRFVGLKHYLAMWQDATFVRALLNNFLFVAVVVPVQTSFALFLAVLVNQKIKAINVFRTIYFIPVVTIMAIVAVVWTFLYNPDQGIINKFIQTISFGQLGPYRWLEDPKLAFPAIMLMSIWQGVGFQMVIYLAGLQEIPGELYEAAQLDGASAWQQFRFVTLPQLRNTSIFVVISTTIMAFKLFDQVEIMTKGGPNDATVTAMLHIVNSGFRTQKVGYASALSVVFFVIVLLISLGQRIFTRSER; from the coding sequence ATGGCTATTTCAAAATCGCAAACCGCTAGCGCCAAACCCACCACCAGCCGCCCAATGCTTAGTTGGAAACGCCGCGAACAACGGGTCGCTTGGGCGTTTGTGGCTCCGGCACTGCTGTTGCTGCTGATCTTTTTGATCGCGCCCTTTGGTTTGGCGTTTTATCTTTCGCTGACCGACCAACGCCTCGTGCCCAACCCCAACTTGCCAACGCGCTTTGTTGGCCTCAAACATTATCTGGCAATGTGGCAAGATGCGACCTTTGTCCGCGCTTTGCTGAACAATTTCTTGTTTGTGGCGGTAGTTGTGCCAGTTCAAACCAGTTTTGCCTTATTTCTGGCAGTTTTGGTCAACCAAAAAATCAAAGCAATCAACGTTTTTCGCACAATCTACTTTATTCCAGTTGTCACCATTATGGCGATTGTGGCGGTCGTTTGGACATTTCTCTACAATCCTGATCAGGGCATTATCAACAAATTTATCCAGACGATCAGTTTTGGTCAACTTGGCCCGTATCGCTGGCTGGAAGATCCTAAATTAGCCTTTCCAGCGATTATGTTGATGTCGATCTGGCAGGGCGTTGGCTTTCAGATGGTGATTTATCTGGCGGGCTTGCAAGAAATTCCTGGCGAATTATACGAAGCAGCTCAGTTGGATGGAGCCAGTGCTTGGCAACAGTTTCGCTTTGTCACCCTGCCCCAATTGCGCAACACCTCAATTTTTGTGGTGATCTCAACCACAATTATGGCCTTCAAGCTGTTCGATCAAGTTGAGATTATGACCAAGGGCGGCCCTAACGATGCCACTGTCACTGCCATGTTGCATATTGTCAACAGCGGGTTTCGCACCCAAAAAGTTGGCTATGCCTCGGCACTTTCGGTAGTGTTTTTCGTGATTGTGTTGCTGATCTCGCTGGGCCAACGAATTTTTACCCGCTCAGAAAGGTAG
- a CDS encoding biotin transporter BioY, translated as MYRVESVAERQTLADLIRGKSLGRDLALIIGFSLFVALTAQIAIPLPWTPVPITGQTLGVLLTGAILGPRRGALAILLYLVEGLAGMPVFAGMTSGLAKLLGPTGGYLLSWPLAAALVGWLAQRGWDRRIPTALAMFCFGNILIYAIGASWLNIYKDTFGQISVMWAGVYPFLPGDALKIVIAALVLPGAWALFGRNER; from the coding sequence ATGTATCGTGTGGAATCGGTAGCGGAACGACAAACCTTGGCCGACCTGATTCGTGGCAAATCACTGGGTCGTGATCTTGCGCTGATTATCGGGTTTAGTTTGTTTGTTGCCCTCACCGCTCAAATTGCTATTCCGTTGCCTTGGACTCCCGTGCCAATTACGGGCCAGACCTTGGGGGTGTTGCTGACGGGGGCGATTTTGGGGCCACGTCGTGGCGCTTTGGCGATTTTGCTTTATCTGGTCGAGGGCTTGGCTGGAATGCCTGTCTTTGCTGGCATGACCAGCGGCTTGGCTAAATTGCTCGGCCCAACTGGTGGGTATCTCCTGTCGTGGCCATTGGCCGCAGCTTTGGTGGGCTGGTTGGCTCAACGTGGCTGGGATCGGCGGATTCCAACCGCTTTGGCGATGTTTTGTTTTGGCAATATCTTGATCTACGCGATCGGTGCATCGTGGCTAAACATCTACAAAGATACGTTTGGTCAAATCAGCGTGATGTGGGCGGGGGTTTATCCCTTCTTGCCTGGTGATGCTTTGAAGATTGTGATTGCGGCCTTGGTATTACCTGGGGCGTGGGCGCTATTCGGGCGCAACGAACGCTAA